Proteins found in one Bremerella volcania genomic segment:
- a CDS encoding 4'-phosphopantetheinyl transferase family protein, producing the protein MISTYPRIVRYVSNSEKLGILPAQSWLTDLELSELSYWKDSSRRNQWLAGRWLAKRLVTRSLNVDLLREVEILSRGKDGLGKSPTITVGGISISCRLSISHSNQAILVGMTSSDARIGVDVASGVPLTPGFRSRWFNDKEVKWIETNTPIRLPVAWALKESIFKACGNERKWDPRSVELVAIDKNRVHSRIHGVDVAPLTMWVRTTRSGAATAVWSDTANQEVTLCS; encoded by the coding sequence ATGATTTCCACCTACCCACGCATTGTTCGCTACGTTTCGAATTCCGAGAAGTTGGGCATTCTCCCAGCACAATCCTGGTTGACCGACCTGGAATTGTCGGAGCTTTCCTATTGGAAAGACTCGTCACGACGAAACCAGTGGCTGGCCGGGCGTTGGCTCGCCAAGCGTCTTGTTACTCGCTCGTTGAATGTGGACCTACTGCGTGAAGTGGAGATCTTATCCCGAGGTAAAGACGGCCTTGGAAAGAGTCCAACGATTACCGTTGGCGGAATCAGCATTTCATGCCGTCTTTCGATTTCGCACAGCAATCAGGCGATTCTGGTTGGAATGACTAGTAGCGATGCGAGGATTGGCGTCGATGTGGCCTCGGGAGTCCCCCTGACGCCCGGCTTTCGATCCCGCTGGTTTAACGACAAGGAAGTGAAGTGGATTGAAACCAACACTCCAATTCGCTTGCCGGTTGCCTGGGCGTTGAAGGAATCGATCTTCAAGGCTTGCGGCAACGAGCGCAAGTGGGACCCTCGGTCGGTCGAGCTTGTTGCGATCGATAAGAATCGTGTCCATAGCCGTATTCATGGCGTCGATGTCGCTCCGCTTACGATGTGGGTCCGTACCACAAGGTCCGGGGCCGCAACCGCGGTCTGGAGCGACACGGCAAACCAGGAGGTGACGCTATGTTCTTAA